One Vigna unguiculata cultivar IT97K-499-35 chromosome 7, ASM411807v1, whole genome shotgun sequence genomic region harbors:
- the LOC114190167 gene encoding uncharacterized protein LOC114190167 isoform X1, with protein MWRRARAGYGYLRRFSTAVRRRSEDEGDWLYSSEWWGSDSDDGHTVLRSTSGKGNGVVSVVAYHSSRPNRMHWSGMERWLQKRCEEVHPGYGDERKLRILGYQWRVLRFNDVTRQSTAKVMATYHENVPGVVYLMQQPRCLAVPYVKSMISAGLTTVASCNFDIIGALQGKKNMHILCIGHGGGSLPLFLASQIQGATVHIVEIDPLVISASIRAMGFPACSLKTQSADKAVSKPETIDEIMWKGIHERIYLYEADAEEFIVNSTNIYDMIFVDAYDGDDIFPHKLWHPDSTFLKALSNRLHPKHGTVVVNLHSDSDTVPSSLEQILPMGKYVSQVSRAYKDVLVGKEGSGLAFTVAVPWVCNTSLVVCRGFDKDSEYFDRDFVINTLISKSLELEHVMDLPFSCLEYIKRGFILV; from the exons ATGTGGCGCAGAGCCAGAGCCGGTTACGGTTACCTCCGCCGCTTCTCAACGGCGGTGCGGCGGCGCTCGGAAGACGAAGGCGACTGGCTCTACTCCTCCGAGTGGTGGGGCTCCGACTCCGATGACGGTCACACCGTTCTTCGATCAACTTCCGGCAAGGGGAACGGCGTCGTTTCGGTCGTCGCGTATCACTCTTCAAGACCC AACAGAATGCATTGGTCAGGAATGGAAAGATGGCTGCAGAAAAGGTGTGAGGAGGTGCATCCAGGATATGGGGATGAAAGGAAACTGAGGATACTTGGATACCAATGGAGGGTGCTTCGTTTCAATGACGTTACTCGCCAGAGCACCGCAAAAGTGATGGCAACTTACCACGAAAACGTGCCTGGAGTTGTCTACCTCATGCAGCAACCACGTTGTTTGGCTGTTCCAT ATGTGAAAAGTATGATATCAGCTGGGTTGACTACTGTAGCCTCatgtaattttgatataatCGGTGCACTgcaaggaaagaaaaatatgcaCATTTTATGCATTGGACATGGTGGAGGAAGTTTACCACTGTTTTTGGCAAGTCAAATTCAAG GTGCCACTGTTCATATAGTTGAAATTGATCCCCTTGTTATCTCAGCCTCAATTCGAGCTATGGGATTCCCGGCTTGCTCACTCAAGACCCAATCAGCTGACAAGGCTGTTTCGAAACCTGAAACCATTGATGAAATTATGTGGAAAGGCATCCATGAAAGGATTTACCTCTACGAAGCAGATGCTGAGGAATTTATTGTTAATAGcacaaatatatatgatatgatCTTTGTTGATGCTTATGATGGTGATGATATATTTCCCCACAAGCTATGGCACCCGGATTCAACATTTCTTAAAGCCCTGAGTAATCGACTCCATCCCAAACATGGAACTGTTGTGGTGAACCTGCATTCTGACTCTGATACTGTTCCATCATCACTTGAGCAGATTTTACCGATGGGAAAGTATGTATCTCAAGTTAGCAGAGCATACAAAGATGTACTTGTAGGAAAAGAAGGTTCTGGTCTTGCTTTTACTGTTGCAGTTCCTTGGGTGTGTAATACTTCCCTGGTTGTGTGTAGAGGTTTTGATAAAGACAGTGAGTATTTTGACCGCGACTTTGTTATTAACACCCTCATTTCCAAATCCCTTGAACTGGAACATGTTATGGACTTGCCATTCTCATGCTTGGAATACATAAAAAGAGGTTTCATTCTTGTCTAA
- the LOC114190167 gene encoding uncharacterized protein LOC114190167 isoform X2: protein MTVTPFFDQLPARGTASFRSSRITLQDPMHWSGMERWLQKRCEEVHPGYGDERKLRILGYQWRVLRFNDVTRQSTAKVMATYHENVPGVVYLMQQPRCLAVPYVKSMISAGLTTVASCNFDIIGALQGKKNMHILCIGHGGGSLPLFLASQIQGATVHIVEIDPLVISASIRAMGFPACSLKTQSADKAVSKPETIDEIMWKGIHERIYLYEADAEEFIVNSTNIYDMIFVDAYDGDDIFPHKLWHPDSTFLKALSNRLHPKHGTVVVNLHSDSDTVPSSLEQILPMGKYVSQVSRAYKDVLVGKEGSGLAFTVAVPWVCNTSLVVCRGFDKDSEYFDRDFVINTLISKSLELEHVMDLPFSCLEYIKRGFILV from the exons ATGACGGTCACACCGTTCTTCGATCAACTTCCGGCAAGGGGAACGGCGTCGTTTCGGTCGTCGCGTATCACTCTTCAAGACCC AATGCATTGGTCAGGAATGGAAAGATGGCTGCAGAAAAGGTGTGAGGAGGTGCATCCAGGATATGGGGATGAAAGGAAACTGAGGATACTTGGATACCAATGGAGGGTGCTTCGTTTCAATGACGTTACTCGCCAGAGCACCGCAAAAGTGATGGCAACTTACCACGAAAACGTGCCTGGAGTTGTCTACCTCATGCAGCAACCACGTTGTTTGGCTGTTCCAT ATGTGAAAAGTATGATATCAGCTGGGTTGACTACTGTAGCCTCatgtaattttgatataatCGGTGCACTgcaaggaaagaaaaatatgcaCATTTTATGCATTGGACATGGTGGAGGAAGTTTACCACTGTTTTTGGCAAGTCAAATTCAAG GTGCCACTGTTCATATAGTTGAAATTGATCCCCTTGTTATCTCAGCCTCAATTCGAGCTATGGGATTCCCGGCTTGCTCACTCAAGACCCAATCAGCTGACAAGGCTGTTTCGAAACCTGAAACCATTGATGAAATTATGTGGAAAGGCATCCATGAAAGGATTTACCTCTACGAAGCAGATGCTGAGGAATTTATTGTTAATAGcacaaatatatatgatatgatCTTTGTTGATGCTTATGATGGTGATGATATATTTCCCCACAAGCTATGGCACCCGGATTCAACATTTCTTAAAGCCCTGAGTAATCGACTCCATCCCAAACATGGAACTGTTGTGGTGAACCTGCATTCTGACTCTGATACTGTTCCATCATCACTTGAGCAGATTTTACCGATGGGAAAGTATGTATCTCAAGTTAGCAGAGCATACAAAGATGTACTTGTAGGAAAAGAAGGTTCTGGTCTTGCTTTTACTGTTGCAGTTCCTTGGGTGTGTAATACTTCCCTGGTTGTGTGTAGAGGTTTTGATAAAGACAGTGAGTATTTTGACCGCGACTTTGTTATTAACACCCTCATTTCCAAATCCCTTGAACTGGAACATGTTATGGACTTGCCATTCTCATGCTTGGAATACATAAAAAGAGGTTTCATTCTTGTCTAA